A genomic region of Eucalyptus grandis isolate ANBG69807.140 chromosome 5, ASM1654582v1, whole genome shotgun sequence contains the following coding sequences:
- the LOC104449353 gene encoding protein OSB1, mitochondrial, with product MTTYRLRTFMRNTAPFRTRRLAPPSPPPPPPPPSPSAAGPGPREGEPGAGSAVYRHALRFQRPTTIRWQEQLANSGSFIGSVLFPPRRVSTSDGRFGVFTVLRVHKPRDSGRGFRISLKMWDEMAEISWKHLRPEDFVYVSGQLGSYEKASEGGQMRTYYEVIVKEWNYVAQTCRDQCLPTSAESKSGSLSEKRKDRLQLWQIFFANPYEWWDNRTSKVNPRQPDFKHKDTGETLWLCSDDPPWIQRQLELLDSRMGGKGLLGNQFPRHISPWVYDE from the exons ATGACGACGTACCGTCTCAGAACCTTCATGCGCAACACCGCGCCGTTCCGGACCCGCCGCCTCGCCCCTCCctcccctccgccgccgccgccgccgccctcgccctccgccgctGGCCCCGGGCCGCGGGAAGGCGAGCCCGGCGCCGGGAGCGCCGTGTACCGGCACGCCCTCCGGTTCCAGAGGCCGACCACCATCCGATGGCAAGAGCAGCTGGCGAACTCCGGGAGCTTCATCGGGTCGGTCCTTTTCCCGCCGCGGCGGGTCTCGACGAGCGACGGCCGGTTCGGCGTCTTCACGGTGCTCCGCGTGCACAAGCCTCGCGATTCGGGGCGCGGGTTTAG GATATCGCTGAAGATGTGGGACGAGATGGCTGAGATATCGTGGAAGCATTTGAGGCCAGAGGATTTCGTTTATGTTTCAGGTCAATTAGGGAGCTACGAGAAGGCTTCGGAGGGTGGACAAATGAGAACTTATTATGAG GTAATTGTGAAAGAGTGGAACTATGTTGCTCAAACTTGTAGAGACCAATGTTTACCCACATCTGCAGAATCGAAATCAG GATCTTTATCTGAGAAGCGCAAAGATCGCCTGCAATTGTGGCAGATCTTTTTTGCCAATCCATATGAATGGTGGGATAACAGGACTAGCAAGGTTAACCCAAGGCAACCTGATTTTAAGCACAAGGATACAGGTGAAACACTGTGGCTGTGCTCAGACGATCCTCCGTGGATTCAAAGACAACTGGAATTGCTTGATTCACGAATGGGAGGAAAAGGCCTCCTAGGGAATCAATTTCCTCGCCATATCTCTCCATGGGTGTATGATGAATAG